GCCGCTGTCGTTCCACATCCTCACGTCGAAGAACGACTCGATCGGCCGCACCCGCGGTCCGAAGATCAACGGCTTCCTGTCGATCATCCGCGGCAACCAGGACATCCTGGGCATGCTGATCTTCAGCGGCGTGTTCGAGCGCCATCCAAAGCTGAAGATCGTCTGCGTCGAGGCCGACGCCGGCTGGGCGCCGCACTACATGTACCGCATGGACCACGCCTACAAGCGGCACCGCTACTGGCTGACGGGCGCCAACGTTCCGCGGCTGCCCAGCGAGTACTTCCGCGACAACATCTACCTCACCTTCCAGGACGACTGGACGGCGTTCAAGTTCGCCGGCGACGTCAACCACGAGCGGCTGATGTGGGCGAGCGACTTCCCGCACAGCGATTCGACCTGGCCCGACAGCCGCAAGGTGATCGACGAACAGACCGCCGGCATGGACGACGCGGTGCGCCAGCGCATCCTGCGCGGCAACGTCGTCGAACTCTACGGTCTCACGATCCAGTAGGCGCGGACGCGCGGCGGCGGGCGCTCAGCGCCCGTCGTCCTCGCTCCCGGGCTTCTCGTCGGTCTCGACGCGGTAGCCCTCCTTGAACCAGCGGCCGAGATCGACGTCGACGCACCGCGCCGAGCAGAACGGCCGGAAGCGCGGCTCCTCCGGTTTGCCGCAGATCGGGCACGGGCGGCGCGCCGGCACGACGCGCAACGGCGGCTTGTCGCTCATGCCGCCGCCCCGTCGCCACCGCCATCCTGGGCGCGCTGGAACGCCTCGAGCGCGTCGCGCAGCGTCGGCCCGCGCCGCGCCCGCGTCATCTCCATCAGTCCCAGCCGCGTCATCCCCACGACCTGCGTCGACACCGGATCCTCGGCGGCGTGGCGCGCCAGCTCGGCTTGGACGCGGTTTCGGTCGCCCAGCGCGCGCATGTCGATGAAATCCACCACGACGATCCCGCCGATGTTGCGCAGGCGGAGCTGACGGCAGATCTCGGCGGCGGCATCGAGGTTCACGTCGACCGGCGTGCGCGGCCCCTGCCCCGGCCGCGCACCGGCCGAGCCGCTATCGACGTCGATGGCGCACAACGTGCGTCCGGCCTCGAACAGCAGCTCGACGCCGGACGGCAGGACCAGCCGGGGCGTCAACGCCGCCTCGATCTGGCCGGCGACGTCGTGGACGTCGAGCGCCGCGCCGCCGGGATCGACGACGCGCAGCTCGGCGCGGTCGCCGTACTGGTCGAGCGCACGGCGCGCGCGCAACGCCAGCGGACGGTCGTCGACCACCACCTCCGCCAACGTCGCCCCGGCGTCGCGGATGACGCGCAGCAAGGGATGCGGCTCGGCCAGCAGCACGGCTGGCGGCCGCACCGCCAGCGCCCGCGCGCGCAGCGAGTCCCACCGCGCCAGCAGGGCGCGCCCCTCCGCGACGACCGGCTCGCCCGGCGCCACGGCGGCGGCGGTGCGCAGCGTCCAGCCGCCCTCGTCGGCGCCGACCTCGCCGACGGCGGCGAGAAGGCGCTCGCGCGCCGCGGCGTCGGCGATACGGCGCGAGAACTGGACGGCCTGGCCGTGCGGATGGAACACGAGGAAGCGGCCGGCGAGCCCGATGTTCATCGTCAGCCGGGCGCCCTTGTCGGCGGCCGCGTCGCGCACGACCTGCGCCAGCACCGGCATGCCCGCCGGCGGACGCTCGCGGTCGGCGCCGACGAGGTCTGCGCGCTTCAGGAAACCACCGCGTTCGGTCCCGATGTCGACGAAGGCGGCGTCGAGTTCCGAGGCGAAACGCTCGACGCGTCCGATCACGATCGCGCCGGCGAGATCGGACCGGTCGCGCGGGGCCACGGCGACGTCGACCAGCCGGTCGCCCGCCAGCGACGCCAGCAGCGTGCCGGCGGCGGTCTCGTGGCAGACGAGGCGGTCGATGGTGGTCACGCCGGCCCGCGCCACCAGCCGGCGCTCCGCAGCAAATTCACCGTCTCGTGCAGCGGCAGTCCGACGACGTTGCTGTACGAGCCGGACAGGAAGGCGACGAACGCGGCGGCCCGGCCCTGGATCGCGTAGCCGCCGGCCTTGCCCCGCCACTCGCCCGCGCGGAGATAGGCGTCGACTTCCGCCGTGGTCAGGCGCTTAAAGCGGACCACCGTCGTGACCAGAGCGTCGCGAACGGCGCCCGGCGTGGCGACATGGACGGCCCCCAGCACGCGGTGCCGCCGGCCCGACAGCAGCTCGAGGCACCGGCGCGCCTCGGCCTCCGTCTCCGCTTTCGGCAGGATGCGGCGGCCGCAGGCGACCACGGTGTCGGCGGCGAGGATCGTCCCGCCGGGATGGCGCGCCGCGACCGCGCGCGCCTTGTCCCCCGCCATGCGGGCGGCGAAGGACGCCGGCAACTCGCCACGCCGCGGCGTCTCGTCGATCCCGGCGGGATCGATGGCGGCGGGCGCGACCCCGACCTGGCGCAGCAGCTCGACCCGGCGCGGAGAGGCGGAAGCGAGGATCAATGGCGATATGACGGCGTCGGACACGGTCGGCGGCCCCGGAAGCGCGGCCGACGCCGCCCCGGACTCGCCGGCGGCGCGGTCACTTGAATCGGAAAATGATGCGGCCCTTGGTCAGATCGTAGGGCGTCATCTCGACGCTCACCTTGTCGCCGGCCAGCACGCGGATGCGGTTCTTGCGCATCTTGCCCGCCGTGTGCGCGAGGATCGAGTGGTCGTTGTCGAGCCTCACCCTGAACATCGCGTTCGGCAGAAGCTCCGTCACCGTCCCCGCGAACTCTATCAAATCCTCTTTGGCCATACGCGCCCGACCGCGGCTGTTGCGACGCGCCCGGAAGATGGCAACCGCTCCAGCGCGAGTCAAGGCGGCGGCGCGCTACAGGTCGACCCCTCCCGGCGCGCCGAAACGCGCGCGCAGGCGGCGCTGGATCAGGTCGCGCAGCGCCCGGTACGCCTCCAGCCGCCGTTCGCGATCACCGTCGACCGCGCTCGGGTCGGGCAGCGGCCAGTACTCGACCCGCGTCGCCACGTCGCGGGTCGCCTCGAGCGCGCGGTGGTGCGCCTCGGGCGACAGGGAGACGATCACGTCGAACTCGCCGGGATCGACGTCGTCGAAAGTCTTGACGTGATGGCGGTGCAGATCGACGCCGATCTCGTCCAGCACGGCGACCGCGAATCCGTCGATGTCGCCGGCATGGACCCCGGCGGAGTCGACGAAGACGCGCGCCCCGTAGAGGCGTTTGGCGAGCGCCTCGGCCATAGGCGAGCGCACGGAGTTGAGGGAACAGGCGAACAGCACGCTCGATGGCAGATCGTCCATCGCGGCGGCCCGTCAGCCCTTGGCGAGGAGCGCGCAGACCAGCGTGAAAAGCCGCCGGGCCGTGTCGAAATCGACCTCGATCTTGCCGGCGAGCCGCTCGCGCAGCACCTCGGAGCCCTCGTTGTGCAGTCCCCGCCGGCCCATGTCGAGCGCCTCAATCTGCGAGGGGCTCAGCTTCTTGATCGCGTCGTAGTAGCTCTCGCAGATCATGAAGTAGTCCTTCACGACCTTGCGCAGCGGCGTCAGCGACAAGACGATGTCGCGGAGCTTGCGGTCGTCGTCGGCGCGGACGTCGAACACCAGCCGGCTGTCCATGATCGTCAGCCGCAGCCGGTAGGGTCCGCGCTCGCCCGCCAGCGCGAAACTGTTGTCCTCGATCAGGTCGAAGATGGCGACGCGGCGGTCGTGCTCGGCCTCGGGCGAGCGCGGCGGCATCGAGCCCTCGTCGAGGGCGATGTCGAGGATGCGGTCGGCGCGGGCGTCGTCCGGCATCGTGGCGCCGCCGCTACGCCCGGTTGGTCCGGATCGAGATCGACCGGCCGTGCGCCGGCAGGCCTTCGGCCGCCGCGAGCGTCGCGGCGGCCGGGCCGAGCCGCGCCAGCGCGTCGGCGTCGCAGGAGACGATCGACGTCCGCTTCAGGAAGTCCGCGACGCCCAGGCCCGACGAGAAGCGCGCCGTGCGCGACGTCGGCAGCACGTGGTTGGTGCCGGCGACGTAGTCGCCGACGGCCTCGGGCGTGTGCCGGCCGATGAAGATCGCGCCCGCGTGCCGGATGGCGCGCGACAGCGC
The genomic region above belongs to Rhodospirillales bacterium and contains:
- the yacG gene encoding DNA gyrase inhibitor YacG, producing the protein MSDKPPLRVVPARRPCPICGKPEEPRFRPFCSARCVDVDLGRWFKEGYRVETDEKPGSEDDGR
- a CDS encoding ribonuclease E/G is translated as MARAGVTTIDRLVCHETAAGTLLASLAGDRLVDVAVAPRDRSDLAGAIVIGRVERFASELDAAFVDIGTERGGFLKRADLVGADRERPPAGMPVLAQVVRDAAADKGARLTMNIGLAGRFLVFHPHGQAVQFSRRIADAAARERLLAAVGEVGADEGGWTLRTAAAVAPGEPVVAEGRALLARWDSLRARALAVRPPAVLLAEPHPLLRVIRDAGATLAEVVVDDRPLALRARRALDQYGDRAELRVVDPGGAALDVHDVAGQIEAALTPRLVLPSGVELLFEAGRTLCAIDVDSGSAGARPGQGPRTPVDVNLDAAAEICRQLRLRNIGGIVVVDFIDMRALGDRNRVQAELARHAAEDPVSTQVVGMTRLGLMEMTRARRGPTLRDALEAFQRAQDGGGDGAAA
- the maf gene encoding septum formation protein Maf, with amino-acid sequence MSPLILASASPRRVELLRQVGVAPAAIDPAGIDETPRRGELPASFAARMAGDKARAVAARHPGGTILAADTVVACGRRILPKAETEAEARRCLELLSGRRHRVLGAVHVATPGAVRDALVTTVVRFKRLTTAEVDAYLRAGEWRGKAGGYAIQGRAAAFVAFLSGSYSNVVGLPLHETVNLLRSAGWWRGPA
- the infA gene encoding translation initiation factor IF-1, whose amino-acid sequence is MAKEDLIEFAGTVTELLPNAMFRVRLDNDHSILAHTAGKMRKNRIRVLAGDKVSVEMTPYDLTKGRIIFRFK
- a CDS encoding arsenate reductase ArsC; translation: MDDLPSSVLFACSLNSVRSPMAEALAKRLYGARVFVDSAGVHAGDIDGFAVAVLDEIGVDLHRHHVKTFDDVDPGEFDVIVSLSPEAHHRALEATRDVATRVEYWPLPDPSAVDGDRERRLEAYRALRDLIQRRLRARFGAPGGVDL
- a CDS encoding UPF0262 family protein, with product MPDDARADRILDIALDEGSMPPRSPEAEHDRRVAIFDLIEDNSFALAGERGPYRLRLTIMDSRLVFDVRADDDRKLRDIVLSLTPLRKVVKDYFMICESYYDAIKKLSPSQIEALDMGRRGLHNEGSEVLRERLAGKIEVDFDTARRLFTLVCALLAKG